From one Desulfuromonadales bacterium genomic stretch:
- a CDS encoding alpha-amylase family glycosyl hydrolase, with protein MSDETRIKGMGAIPHAAGVAFRVWAPHARRVSVIGSFNDWDGDRHPMQAEENGCWYADAAEAQVGDQYKYLLATAKGDCKRIDPYAREVTSSVGNAIVHDPGFDWQGDDFQLAPWNELVIYELHVGTFNDQVDDKLPAQFDTVSARLGHLKKLGVNAIQIMPVGEFAGDRSWGYNPAHIFSVETNYGGPLAFKQFVKRAHQEGIAVILDVVYNHLGPSDLDLWQFDGWSENDRGGIYFYNDDRAKTRWGETRPDYGRGEVRQYIFDNVMMWLEEYHVDGLRFDCTQFIRTVNGSDDLELPDGWSLLQWINREVSQKFPGRITIAEDLLNNNWLTKDVGAGGAGFSSQWDAMFVHPIRRAVATPADEQRSLAAIRDALCYRYNDDAFDRVIYSESHDEVANGKARVPQEINPNDPKGWYARKRSTLAAAMVFTAPGIPMLFQGQEFLEGGWFRDTVPLDWDQSDEFHGIVRLYRDLIWLRLNRNGFTRGLCGQFTQVYHLHDDRKVIAFHRWDKGGAADDVVVVANFFREPQDGYVIGFPAAGTWKLRFNSDWQGYNDDFWNHPSTDVSAEAGACDGFPFHAALAIGPYSVLIFSQ; from the coding sequence ATGAGCGATGAAACCAGGATCAAGGGCATGGGGGCCATCCCTCATGCGGCGGGAGTTGCGTTCCGCGTGTGGGCGCCCCACGCCCGGCGAGTGTCCGTCATCGGCTCGTTCAACGACTGGGACGGCGACAGACATCCCATGCAAGCCGAGGAGAACGGCTGCTGGTACGCCGATGCGGCAGAGGCTCAAGTCGGCGATCAGTACAAGTACCTGCTGGCCACGGCAAAGGGCGATTGCAAGCGCATTGACCCTTACGCCCGCGAGGTGACCAGTTCGGTCGGCAACGCCATCGTTCACGATCCGGGCTTCGACTGGCAAGGGGACGACTTCCAACTCGCGCCGTGGAACGAACTTGTCATCTACGAACTGCATGTCGGCACGTTCAACGACCAGGTGGACGACAAACTGCCCGCCCAGTTCGACACGGTGTCGGCCCGTCTGGGACATTTGAAAAAGCTTGGCGTCAATGCGATCCAGATCATGCCGGTGGGCGAGTTTGCTGGAGATCGGTCGTGGGGCTACAACCCCGCCCATATCTTTTCGGTCGAGACCAACTACGGCGGGCCCTTGGCGTTCAAGCAGTTTGTCAAGCGCGCCCACCAGGAGGGCATAGCAGTCATCCTGGACGTTGTTTACAATCATCTGGGCCCCAGCGATCTCGATCTTTGGCAATTCGACGGCTGGTCCGAGAATGATCGCGGCGGCATCTACTTCTACAACGACGACCGGGCCAAAACGCGCTGGGGGGAAACCCGGCCCGATTACGGACGCGGCGAAGTACGGCAATATATTTTCGATAACGTCATGATGTGGCTCGAAGAATACCACGTCGACGGCCTGCGTTTCGACTGCACCCAATTCATTCGCACCGTCAATGGGTCTGATGACCTTGAGCTCCCCGATGGCTGGAGCCTGCTCCAGTGGATCAACCGCGAGGTTTCCCAAAAGTTTCCCGGCCGAATCACGATCGCCGAGGATCTGCTGAACAACAACTGGCTCACGAAAGACGTCGGCGCCGGCGGAGCCGGTTTCAGCTCGCAGTGGGACGCCATGTTCGTCCACCCCATTCGTCGGGCGGTGGCAACTCCCGCGGATGAACAGCGGTCACTCGCCGCCATCCGCGACGCCCTTTGTTACCGCTACAACGACGACGCCTTCGACCGGGTCATCTACAGCGAATCGCACGACGAGGTGGCGAACGGCAAGGCGCGCGTGCCGCAAGAGATCAACCCGAATGATCCCAAGGGCTGGTACGCACGGAAGCGGTCGACGTTGGCCGCCGCCATGGTCTTTACCGCCCCTGGCATTCCCATGCTCTTCCAGGGTCAGGAATTTCTCGAAGGCGGATGGTTCCGCGACACGGTCCCGCTCGACTGGGACCAAAGCGACGAGTTCCACGGCATCGTTCGGCTTTATCGAGATCTCATCTGGCTGCGGCTCAATCGCAACGGCTTCACCCGCGGGCTCTGCGGGCAGTTCACCCAGGTCTATCACCTGCACGACGATCGCAAGGTCATCGCCTTTCATCGTTGGGACAAGGGCGGAGCGGCGGACGACGTCGTGGTCGTCGCCAACTTTTTCCGCGAGCCGCAGGATGGCTACGTCATTGGTTTTCCGGCGGCGGGGACCTGGAAACTGCGTTTCAACAGCGATTGGCAGGGTTACAACGACGACTTCTGGAATCATCCGAGTACCGACGTAAGCGCCGAAGCAGGCGCATGCGACGGCTTTCCCTTTCACGCCGCGCTTGCCATCGGCCCTTACAGCGTACTGATCTTTTCCCAATGA
- a CDS encoding response regulator, translating to MKKILIVDDQPEVARLLEIVLRREDRQLLFAANGEEGLAAARTSCPDLVLLDIMMPGEVDGYEVARRLKKDPATAGVHILVLTAKVREQDRREAVAAGADDFISKPFDIIDLKTRVDRVLG from the coding sequence TTGAAGAAAATTCTGATCGTTGATGACCAGCCCGAGGTGGCGCGGCTGCTGGAAATCGTCCTGCGGCGGGAGGACCGTCAACTGCTCTTTGCGGCAAACGGCGAGGAGGGTCTCGCAGCGGCACGCACCTCCTGCCCGGACCTGGTCCTGCTGGATATCATGATGCCGGGGGAGGTGGACGGCTACGAAGTTGCCCGCCGGTTGAAAAAAGATCCCGCCACTGCCGGCGTGCACATCCTCGTCCTCACCGCCAAGGTTCGCGAGCAGGACCGCCGGGAGGCTGTTGCCGCCGGCGCCGACGATTTTATTTCCAAGCCCTTCGACATCATCGACCTCAAAACCAGGGTGGACCGCGTCCTCGGCTGA
- a CDS encoding B12-binding domain-containing radical SAM protein, with translation MKILLVYPHYPDTFWSFRNAMKFIDRKASFPPLGLLTVASMLPGPWGKRLVDMNVRPLADEDLKWADYVFISAMTIQRQSAREVIDRCRRLGVKTVAGGPLFTSCRDDFPEVDHLVLGEGEITLPLFLQDLQRGAPRRVYSADGWAQLKETPPPLWDLVEMHDYAAMNIQYGRGCPFDCEFCDITALFGRKPRSKPLAQLIAELENLYAQGWRGAVFFVDDNFIGDKPKLKRQVLPAIIDWMESKEYPFYFYTEASIDLADDPQLMEMMVRAGFEEVFIGIETPHEEGLAESGKEQNRSRDLLASVKSIQQAGLQVHGGFIVGFDSDPATIFDKQIRFIQESGIVTAMVGVLTALRGTRLYQRLEREGRLLKDSSGDNTAIDINFVPRMQPEALIAGYRKILDTIYAPKQYYRRVIQLFQEYRPRPQGKFHLQQGHLGALFKSMLFLGVIGRERFHFWKLFFWSLLRKPRLFPLAITYAVHGFHFRKVAEKISGSGMFDGHEAWDEKKGYV, from the coding sequence ATGAAGATTCTCCTCGTTTATCCCCACTATCCGGACACTTTCTGGAGCTTCCGGAACGCCATGAAATTCATCGACAGGAAGGCGAGTTTCCCGCCGCTGGGGCTTTTGACCGTGGCGTCGATGCTGCCAGGGCCGTGGGGAAAGCGGCTGGTCGACATGAACGTGCGTCCCCTGGCCGATGAGGATCTGAAGTGGGCCGATTATGTCTTCATCAGTGCCATGACCATCCAGCGGCAGTCGGCGCGGGAGGTGATCGACCGTTGCCGGCGCCTGGGAGTGAAAACGGTCGCCGGCGGTCCCCTGTTTACCTCGTGCCGTGACGATTTCCCCGAGGTCGACCATCTGGTGCTTGGGGAAGGGGAAATCACCCTGCCGTTGTTTCTGCAGGACCTGCAGCGCGGCGCACCCCGGCGGGTCTATTCCGCCGACGGTTGGGCGCAGCTCAAGGAAACGCCCCCTCCCCTCTGGGACCTGGTGGAGATGCACGATTACGCCGCCATGAATATCCAGTACGGGCGGGGCTGCCCCTTTGACTGTGAGTTCTGCGACATTACCGCCCTGTTCGGTCGCAAGCCCCGCAGCAAGCCTCTGGCTCAGCTCATCGCCGAACTGGAGAACCTTTATGCCCAGGGCTGGCGGGGGGCCGTTTTCTTCGTCGACGACAACTTCATCGGCGACAAGCCAAAACTGAAGCGGCAGGTGCTGCCGGCCATCATCGACTGGATGGAGAGCAAGGAGTACCCCTTCTATTTTTACACCGAGGCGTCCATCGACCTCGCCGACGATCCGCAGCTGATGGAGATGATGGTCCGCGCCGGCTTCGAGGAGGTCTTTATCGGCATCGAGACGCCGCATGAGGAGGGTCTCGCCGAGAGCGGCAAGGAACAGAACAGGAGCCGCGACCTGCTCGCTTCCGTCAAGAGCATCCAGCAGGCCGGACTCCAGGTGCACGGCGGCTTCATCGTCGGTTTCGACAGCGACCCGGCAACGATCTTCGACAAGCAGATCCGCTTCATCCAGGAGAGCGGCATCGTCACCGCCATGGTCGGGGTGCTCACCGCCCTGCGCGGCACCAGGCTCTACCAGCGCCTGGAACGAGAAGGCCGCCTGCTGAAGGACTCTTCCGGCGACAACACCGCCATCGATATCAATTTCGTCCCCCGCATGCAACCCGAGGCCCTCATCGCCGGCTACCGGAAAATCCTCGACACCATCTATGCCCCCAAGCAGTACTATCGACGGGTGATCCAGCTCTTTCAGGAATATCGGCCGCGGCCGCAGGGGAAATTTCATCTGCAGCAGGGGCACCTGGGGGCGCTGTTCAAGTCGATGCTGTTCCTCGGGGTGATCGGCAGGGAGCGGTTCCACTTCTGGAAACTCTTCTTCTGGTCGCTCCTCAGAAAACCGCGCCTGTTCCCGCTGGCCATCACCTACGCCGTGCACGGTTTCCACTTCCGGAAGGTCGCAGAAAAGATCAGCGGCAGCGGGATGTTCGATGGTCACGAGGCTTGGGATGAGAAGAAAGGCTATGTTTGA